A portion of the Cryptomeria japonica chromosome 5, Sugi_1.0, whole genome shotgun sequence genome contains these proteins:
- the LOC131064077 gene encoding protein RKD4-like, whose translation MADLDFWQSILEYCSDSESTIPLEQDVRSSDLFDIPPLSGDFCTVDKEHGVEWDISNWSVELESSIPAISLPMEVADTNPVFPSTNLADVSLSKNPIESSASMCAVDERDKEIKGQKNDTYHQRGSSSMSRITDITMNELSHYFNMPIAQAAKELNVGLTVLKKKCRGFGIPRWPHRKMKSLECLIHNIQEQKRLMEEMPGIEIPERTKCLRQACFKASYKKRRRMAIEAPKPDPLTL comes from the exons ATGGCCGATCTGGATTTTTGGCAAAGCATTTTGGAGTACTGCAGCGATTCAGAATCTACAATTCCTCTCGAGCAGGATGTCAG GAGTTCGGATTTGTTTGATATTCCCCCCCTCTCGGGAGACTTTTGCACGGTGGATAAAGAACATGGAGTCGAATGGGACATCTCTAATTGGAGTGTCGAATTGGAATCCTCCATTCCTGCCATTTCATTGCCAATGGAGGTAGCTGATACCAATCCAGTTTTTCCTTCAACTAATTTGGCAGACGTATCGTTGAGTAAGAATCCGATAGAGTCATCGGCTTCAATGTGTGCTGTGGATGAAAGAGACAAGGAAATTAAGGGACAAAAAAACGATACTTATCATCAAAGAGGTTCATCTTCGATGAGTAGAATAACAGATATTACCATGAATGAGCTCTCACATTATTTTAACATGCCGATAGCTCAAGCGGCCAAAGAATTGAACGTTGGACTCACAGTCCTTAAGAAAAAATGTAGAGGATTTGGGATCCCACGATGGCCTCACAGAAAGATGAAAAGCCTGGAATGCCTCATACATAATATTCAG GAGCAAAAGAGGCTGATGGAAGAAATGCCAGGAATAGAAATTCCAGAGAGAACGAAATGTCTGCGTCAAGCATGTTTCAAAGCCAGTTATAAGAAACGCAGACGGATGGCAATTGAGGCGCCAAAGCCTGATCCGCTAACTCTTTAG